Genomic segment of Leishmania panamensis strain MHOM/PA/94/PSC-1 chromosome 20 sequence:
GAGATGATCGAGCTCAGCGACGCGCTCCTGAGTAGACTGGCGTGTCTCTAGATCCACTTCCAGCGACGTGTTCATTGTGGCGAGTGCCTTGCGCTTCACATCCATCTCAGCACGTAGAGTCTGCACACACTTCTTGACAGCCTCGTAGTCTTCGGCCCGgctgttgcgctgcagctccagcgcctgAATGCGCTCTGCCTGCGCCGAGATCTTCTCTTCAGTGCTGGTGAGGTCGCGCTGCGCGCCGGCTAGCCTCTCCTGGACGAGCTCAAGTTGCTTCTTCGCGCGCTCAGGATCGTTCTGCACGTTctgtagctgctgcttcgcctgTGCCAGGGTGGCCGCAAAGTTGGCGATCTCTTCCTTCTTCTGCGCCTCGTCCTTGGTAAGCGCATCTTTCTCCGCTTGGCACCTGTCCACTTCCTCAGCGAGTTCTTTGATGTGGGCTCCCATCTCCGTGATCTCCGTCTGCATGGACTCCATCTGGGGTCGTAGACGCGCCTCCTCAGCCGCAATGGCGTCCTGGCGCTCAAGAATGAGGTGTTGCTTACGTCGGTCATACTCAAGCACCTCGACCTGGAGGACGCTGTAGcgctccagcgcagccgcgagATCACGCTCGTGCTCCATTAAACTGCGCTTTAGGGCCTGGATCACCTCGTCATCCTTCTTGGCGACGTCGCCGAAGGTGTAGATACGCTGTCGTTCCACCTCAAGCCGgctccgcagctgccgcgcgcgCTTCAGAAGTGCATTGTCGCGTCTGTAGATGGCGAGAACACGCGAATGCAAGTCTTTGAACTTCTGCTTCAAGTAATCGGCGCGCTCCTCAGAGACTTGGCCCTCGTCGAGGAGCGCGTTCAGCGCCAAGTACGCCGTCGAGTGTGTCACATCGGTAACATCCTCCTGCGGAGAGGCCGCCGAAGAGGGGACTGGGTCGCCACCTTGCTGCGTCATGGAGACGAGCAGGTGAAGCGAAAGGGTTAGAAAGAGTACCCCAATGAAAGGGCCACAAGGCGACTGAAGTGTGGGAGCAAACACTTCACGCCGCAGAGGGACGCCCTCGTCACaatgcgctgcttctctttctcttcgcgtgggcgtgtgctTGAACGATGGCGGCGAACGTAAGCACGAGGATAGCGAGTTTGTGATTTTGTGCTCgtaggtgtgtgcgtgtgtgcgtgtgttgcgAGGTGTGTCATCAGGGGTGTAGCGCCCCGCATGTGCGCCAGCagacgagaaagagggagagatcAGCCGAGCGCATGAGtccacggagagagagaggcaggaagagaggtgtAGATGATGGTGGAAGATAAGGGGATGCGAAGAGATGCAGGAGgtagcagaggagagaaaaagactTGCCCAACAAGGAGCATGGCGCCGttggaggagaggcaggaAAGTGAAAGAGTAAACCGCTTAGCGGAGTCGCAAACAGTGCCAAAACGACTGCGCAACGGAAACGGCAGGGCAAAagccgccgtggcggcgtgtccggtgctcttcctctgctcCTACGCATCCTAAGGTGTGCGGCTGTCCTCGATCGgtggttgctgctgtgtgggCAAGTCTGCGGCTACCCTTGAGATCAGCGAACAAAACAAAGATTATATGCCTATTAAGTTCTTCTGAGACACATGCAAGACACCGCACACCATCATCCAGCCAAGAGCGGAAAGCGAAAGCGGGCAACTCGTCTGGAACCACAGATGCGTAGGAGTGGTGCGACAAATCAAGCAGAAAGGTGGTGAGTGCACTATGAAACGCGATACACACTTACTTTCGCGTTCGGCACCACTACCAcccacgcgccacagcacaccGCATCCCCATCGCATCTACACGGCATAAAGTTGAGGAAGCCATCGATTTCCCATCGCGGGTAGAACGACACAGCGAAAGAGTACAACGCAGGATGCAGACATCGCAATGACTTTCTCCAGCTGGCATCGAAAAACCCTCTGCGCTGACGCCTTCGAGAGTCCTTCGCTCATCGGCATGCGGTTCCGTTATCGTCTCGCGAGCGCTTCCGGTCAAGCGCCGGCCTTGGCCGTTGCTTTGCCAGGGTAAGTGACACGTGGTCTGGCAGACCCTTCCCGAGCACGTGCGTGCCGCGAGCGCCGATGTAGTTTTCGTTCAAGTTCAGATAAAACTTGGTGGCCGAGGCAGTAGGTgggcgaagcagcgcgtGTGGGGTAGCGGAGTAGGCGCAGAGGGTCGGCGCCGGCCAGCGGCGTACGACatccatcaccgccatcacaccatcatcatcgaTGCCTACACTTTTGAGGATCACTGCCCGTATTGACGGGCAGTGTCGCAGTGCCGTCACGACGTGTATGGCGCCGTCATTACCAAGCTTTGTGTTGTAGCTGAGGTCCAAAAGCTCGAGCGaggaaggtggtggcgcggagGCCCTCGCTGTCGTTGAGACTGTCAAATCAGCTGCAACACCTCCAGACGACGATCTCGTAGTACCTAGCGCGGTGGCTGCATCTCCGGCGCTTCCTAGACCTAGGGTGTTACAGAGTAGAATGGCATCGTCAGTGCTCAGCCGATTTCGTGAGAAGTCCACCACGCGCAGAGTGTGGCGATGCGCAGCGATGCGTTGGAAGAACAAGTGAATCCCTGTAGGACCGTCACACCCAAGCTGGAGACGCAGGTGCCGCAGAGGGTTTTTCATGTAGGAGAGGTCAAAATACGCCGCAGCGCGCTCGCAGTGCGACTTTgcaaagcggcagcgcaccacctccagcacaTCGGAACGAGGAAGAGCGTGCATGATACGATATATCGGGTCTTTGCGAAGCTCCGTGCGACTGGCAGATACGGGAAGAGTCTCCTTgaccgcctccaccgcccgCTCTTGCTCGGATGTGCTGAGCGTTACCGCATTCGTCAGGGTCGATGtagaggcggcgctgcctgtCACCACAGAAGCCGAAGTTGCAGAGTCAACACCCCCTGCGGAAGTACCACCGTGTGCGATGTTACCTTCCTTAGGGAGACTC
This window contains:
- a CDS encoding hypothetical protein (TriTrypDB/GeneDB-style sysID: LpmP.20.2200) — translated: MPGSLRVQASKRSARKAVKRSLPKEGNIAHGGTSAGGVDSATSASVVTGSAASTSTLTNAVTLSTSEQERAVEAVKETLPVSASRTELRKDPIYRIMHALPRSDVLEVVRCRFAKSHCERAAAYFDLSYMKNPLRHLRLQLGCDGPTGIHLFFQRIAAHRHTLRVVDFSRNRLSTDDAILLCNTLGLGSAGDAATALGTTRSSSGGVAADLTVSTTARASAPPPSSLELLDLSYNTKLGNDGAIHVVTALRHCPSIRAVILKSVGIDDDGVMAVMDVVRRWPAPTLCAYSATPHALLRPPTASATKFYLNLNENYIGARGTHVLGKGLPDHVSLTLAKQRPRPALDRKRSRDDNGTACR